CGATGCCGTCCATCGGCGAGATCAGGCCGCCGAGCACGTGATAGCGTCCGGCGTACGCCGAGGTGCGCTCGATCGCGAAGACGTCCTTCGCCTCGGCGACCACGCAGATCAGCGCCGCGTCGCGCTGCGGGTCCGCGCAGACCGCGCACGGGTCGCTCTCGGTGATCGAGAAGCAGCGCGAGCACAAGCGCACGCGCTCTTTTAGCGCGACGATCGCCTCGGCGAGCGTCTCGGCTTCGGAACGCGGCCGGTTCAGCAAGTAGAAGACCAGCCGCGCGGCGGTCTTCGGACCGATCGTCGGCAGCTTGCTGAACTCGTTGATCAGCGCTTGAACCGGTTCCGCGATACGGGTGGAATTTGACATATACCTTTAGGCGGATCGGCCCGCCAGGGCCGAACGCGAAGGGTTCGCGGAACGCGAACCCACTACATTCCTGGAATTTTGAGGCCGCCAGTCACCGCGCCCATCCGTTTGGCGGCGAACTCCTCG
Above is a genomic segment from Candidatus Eremiobacterota bacterium containing:
- the recR gene encoding recombination protein RecR: MSNSTRIAEPVQALINEFSKLPTIGPKTAARLVFYLLNRPRSEAETLAEAIVALKERVRLCSRCFSITESDPCAVCADPQRDAALICVVAEAKDVFAIERTSAYAGRYHVLGGLISPMDGIGPSQLRVRELVDRVASESPAEIVVATNPNAEGEATALYLSRLLAPSGVKVTRLAYGLPIGGDLDYADENTLARAIEGRRVL